From [Chlorobium] sp. 445:
GCGCAGGCGTTCTTTGCTCCAACGCAACTGCTCTTGCATTTCTGTACGCTCAATTGCAAGGCTTGCGACTTTTGCTGCTGTTTCCATGAACTCAACTTCCAAGCTATCTGGGCGGTGTGGCTCGTTGGAATACAGTGTCAAGACACCAAGTACCTTGCGAGCGTTGTCAAAAATGGGCTGCGACCAACACGCAGCAAATCCAAAGTTTTGTACCAGGTGTGGATAGCTTCCCAAAGCGGATCGGTTTGCAAATTCTCTGAAGTCACACGTGTTTTGAGATGCGCCGCGGTCCCAAACGTGCAGCGCTGCATTCCAATGTCCATGCCATCTATTTCCTTAGCGAAGTCATCTGGCAGACTGGGTGCTGCCACAAGCCGCAGTGATTCTCTCTCCACAAGATGCACACTGCATTGCAGGTCGGGCAAATATTGCTCAATGCTCAAACACAGTTCGCTCATCACTTCATTTAGTGGCGCTGAACTTGCTATCAGCTCAAGCACACGGGATTGCATTTTGCGCATCTGACTCTGATGACGCCGCTCGGTAATCTCACGCACAGTGAGAATGATGGCACGCACCATAGGATTGTGCAGCTCATTACGCTCGCGTATAGAGATCACACGCGGTGTTGAGCCTGAATGCAAAAGACGCAGTTCAAGCGAGTTTGTAAAAGTCTGCGCAGGATGCTCAATGCTTTCATCGAGCCTATCGCGTAGTGCTGGACGATCATCGGGATGCACAAGTTCAAGGAAGTTTTTGCTGCTTAGTTCCGAGAGCGCACACTCGAAAATTTTTTCAGCCGCAGGGCTAGCATAGCGAATTGTGCCTTGCGTGTCAATGAGCAAAATTGCGTCGGAGAGTTGCTCCACGATTGCTCGAAAATCCACAATTTCTGTTTGCGCAACCTCTGACAGTTTTTCAGGTGGTGTTACTTCCGCTTCAGATTCGACATCATGCGCCTCAAGTATAGGCTGCACTGGCGCAGCATCACTTTCTTTGTCTTCTGCTGAAACCGTTGGAATCGTCTCCTCATCCAAAAACGGACTTTGCACGGCGGTCTCTGTTTGCACTGCTGCATCTTCAATTGATGGTGCAGGGCTGTCTGTGTCAGCAAGCTCACTTTCCAAGAAGGGACTTTCAGGCGGCGCTGCAACAAGGGAACTATCTGTTGTGTCAGGCTCGTCCACGAAAGCGGGTGCACTCTGATTCTCAGTCGGCGTTGAAGTCGCCGGTGAATTTCCGGAGACGGGTGATATTGGCGCTTCAGGTTGCAGTGCAGTTGGTGCAGGTGATAGCGGTTCAGGCTGCGGTGCAGTCAGCGTCGATGAGGGAAATTCAGCAGGCGTTGTTGCTGGCGTCGATGACAGCAGTTCACCAGATGTTACAGTCGGTATAGATGTCAAAGGTGCAGCTGGTGCTGGTGATGGCGCTTCAGGTTGCGGTGCAGCTGGTGCTGGTACAGTTTGACGCAGCGTAGAGACTCTCTGCAATGCTTCTTGAATTGCACTCGGCAAATGTTGACGATGCTCTTTGAAGACATAATCTGCAGCGCCTTTTTCAAGCATTTTTAAGGCAACGGCGGTCTCACGCACTGCAGACAGCACGATAAAGGGCACACTGGGACGCTGACGACGCAAGAGTTTAAGTGCTTTGTCTGCTGTGCCATCAGAGAGTTGATATTCAGAGACAACGACATCGAAGCCATTATCTTCTAACTCTTCTTCAAATTCTTTTAGCGATACGATACGCTCGACACTGCAGTCAGGGAAAGCCGTTTTAAGGGTTAAGAGTGTTAGAGCGGCATCAGAGAGACTTGGCTCGAGGTGAAGTATGCGTATCGGCATTGCACGTTTAGACAATCTTAAGTATAGTAATAAAATGCAATCTAAACATTCACAATTTGTATCTCAAAATAGGAAAGCCCGTGGCTTTCTTGTCTGATTTCCTTCTTCATGCTTTTTCTTTTTGGCGGCTCAATTCTTGCTGATTTGACTGTAAATTTGCATCAACTTTGAAGCAACGCCATGCTATGTCAGAGATGCACACCGTTCAGTTGCAAGATCATTTAGAAAATATTGAGAGCGATATATCGCCGACGCTGCGCGAAAAGTTGCAAAATTTGCCGACTTCAAGTGGCGTGTATCAATTCAAAGATAAAACGGGTCAAGTGATTTATGTCGGCAAAGCAAAAAACTTGCGTGCGCGTGTGCAATCCTACTTTCGCAGTTGCTCAGAGCACAATCGTAAGACTGCACTGCTCGTGAGCAAAATTGCAGACCTTGAACTCATTCTCACCTCCTCTGAAGTCGAAGCACTCATTCTTGAAAACAATCTGATTAAGCAGCTCAAGCCGCGCTACAACATCAACTTGCGCGACGACAAAACCTATCCCTACATTGTCATTACAAATGAGCCATTTCCGCGCATTTTTCCAACCCGCACCGTTGTACGCGATGGCTCAAAGTATTTCGGTCCTTATACCGATGGCAAACAGATGCGAGCACTGCTTGATGCGATTAGCGAGATTTTTCAAGTGCGCAGTTGCTCACTCAAACTCACTGAAGAGAACATTCGCGCCAAAAAGTTCAAGGTGTGTTTAGACTATCACATCAAGAAGTGTCAAGGTCCATGCGAAGGCTTGCAGTCCGAAGCCGATTATGATGCAATGATTAGCGAAGTGCGCAAACTGCTTTCAGGCAAAACACGCGATGCTATTCGCTCGCTTGAAGCACGTATGAAAGCCTGCGCCAGTGCCCTACAATTCGAACAAGCTGCTGGACTCAAACGCCAGCTCGAAGCGCTCAAACGCTACACAGAAAAACAGCGTGTGATGACCATCGATGACATCGACCGTGACATCTTTGCGATTGCTGCACAAGATGATGATGCTTGTGGCACCGTCTTCAAAGTGCGTGATGGCAAACTCATTGGCTCCATGCATTACTACTTTTCCAACATTGAGGGCGTACCTATGCCTGAGTTGCTCACACGCCTGCTCGAGAAATACTACCTTGAGACCACCGACACCATACCCGATGAGATTTTCACAGCTGAAGCCCCTGCACATCTTGATGCTCTTCAAGCCTTGCTAAAGACACGCTTAGCTGAGCAAGGGGAGAGCAAGACCGTTGAGTTCATTGTGCCACAAATTGGCGACAAAGCAAAACTTGTCTCCATGTGCGAAACCAATGCGCGTCATCTTTTGAGTGAATACTTATTGCAAAAGCAAAAACGCGGTGAAGCCTTAGCCATTCCTCGCAGCGTTTATGCCTTAGAGCGCGACTTGCGTTTGCCAAAATTGCCACGCCGCATCGAGTGCTTCGATAACTCGCACTTTCAAGGCGCAGAGAGCGTTTCAGCAATGGTGTGTTTTGTCGATGGCAAACCCAAGAAGTCGGACTACCGCAAATTCAAAATCAAGAGCGTGGAAGGCATTGATGATTTTGCCGCTATGGCAGAAGTCATTGAGCGTCGCTATTCGGGCTCGCTTGCAACAGAATTGCCGCTGCCTGATCTGATCATTGTTGATGGCGGTAAAGGACAACTCTCCGCTGCCTATGAGGTCTTAACACGCTTAGGTCTTCAGATTCCGATTATTGGGCTTGCCAAGCGCTTAGAAGAAGTTTTTTTTCCGAATGAGTCGCTGCCACACAATTTGCCCAAGACGTCTTCTTCACTCAAACTCTTGCAACAAGCACGAGATGAAGCTCATCGCTTTGCAATTACATTTCATCGGCACTTGCGAGATAAGCGCACACTCTCAACAGAGCTTACTGAAATTGATGGGATTGGCAAAGCCAAAGCTGAAAAACTCCTGAAGACCTTTGGCTCACTTGCGCAGATTGAATTAGCAAGCGTAGAGCAACTGGCGGAAGTCGTGGGCAAAAAAGCCGCTGAGACAGTGCGCCGATACTTCGACCAAAAACGCAATCAAGCGCAGTCTGCCGATACCGATGCGCCATCGCTTTCTGATGAAGTGAGCCACTAAGGCGTGTTGCGATAAATCATTCGTGGATATGGCGAAGTCTCGCGAATATGCTCCAGTCCGCAAATCCATTTGACCGTGCGCTCCAAGCCTAAGCCAAAGCCTGAATGCGGCACACTGCCATAGCGGCGCAAGTCTAAATACCACTCAAACGGTGCCATAGGCAAATGATGCTCCCTGAGGCGTTCCACAAGTGCGTCATAATTGTCTTCGCGCTGCGAGCCGCCAATGATTTCGCCTGCGCCTTCAGGTGCAAGCATATCCATTGCTAAGGCAAGCTGTGGATTTTCTGGATCGCGCTTCATGTAGAAGGCTTTAACTGCCGCAGGATAACGGTGAATGATGCAGGGCTTATCGAATTGCTCCATGAGCGCTTCTTCTTGCGGCGCACCAAAATCTTCACCCCAAGGAAAATCTATTTGAATCTCACTGCCGTCTTCTTGTTTCTTGATGAGCTTGATATTGTGCTCGTTGAGCCACTTGACGGCATCCGTGTAGGACATTCGGTAAAAAGGACGCGTAATGCGCTCTAATTTTTGAATATCGCGCTCCAAAATTTTGAGTTCTTCCTTTCGCCGTTCCACCGTGCGCTGCACCACATACTCAACGAGTTCTTCTGCCAAATTCATGTTCATTTCAAGGTCGTAGTAAGCCATTTCAGGCTCAACCATCCAGAACTCTGTCAGATGCCTGCGCGTCTTGGATTTCTCGGCACGAAAGGTCGGTCCGAAAGTGTAGACTTTGCCAAACGCCAAGGCTGCTGCTTCAGCATAGAGTTGCCCAGATTGTGTCAGGTACGCTTTGCCCAAATCGAAGTAATCCATTTCAAAAAGTGTGGTCGTACCTTCCACAGCGTTAGGCGTGATGATTGGCGCATCGACCAGAATAAATTCTCGAGTATTGAAAAATCACGAATGGCACTGATGACTTCATGACGGATTCTCATAATTGCCCATTGACGCTTGGAGCGCAGCCAAAGATGACGGTGGTCAGAGAGAAATTCAATTCCATGCTCTTTGGGAGTAATTGGATAGCCTTTTGAGAGCTGCACGATTTCTATGTCTCTGACTTGCAGCTCATACACATCAGCAAGTTTGGGGTGCTTGCTCACCTCGCCTGTGACGATGACAGAACTTTCCTGCGTAAGTTTTTCGAAGGCTTGCCAGACACTTTCGCTGACTTGGTTTTTGACCACAATGCCCTGCACAATGCCCGAGCCATCGCGAATTTCTGGGAACATCAATTTGCCCGAGGAGCGAATGTTGTAGAGCCAGCCCTTGATGGTGACCAGTTCGCCCACATGCTCTTTAAGGTGCGCCACAGCAACATGTGCTGCCGGGGCACTTGTTTTAGACGGTGTGTCGATGTGCATAATTCTATGTGATAGAAGTGAATACAATGAACTTGGAAGATAGCGATTAGTCAGCGTTTTGTTCAACGCTCAGCACGAGTTTTCGGCTAAAGACTGCTTCAAACATATCGCTCATTTGTGTGGCTGCCCAAATTTCAATTTCTGGGTCGGAGATGGCTGTAAGCCTAAGTTCTATTTTCTTTGGATGAATAATTGCCTTGACGCTTTTGACATTTTGGCGATGTCCTCTATCGAGCGCATTAGCTAAGCGCAGCAGGCTTGCCAGCACACGCACCACGTGCTTATTGCGAGGCGAGAGCGATTGAAATGCGACATGCTCAACTTTTGGCGGCGACTTGCGGTGATAGCGCGCCACGTTTGCCATAATTTGAATTTCTTCAGGCGAGAAGCCTTTGAGCCCTGCATTTTGAATGATGTATTGGCTATGCTTGTGATGCGCTGATGGTGAGATGAAGTAACCAATGTTGTGCAAATACGCTGCGTATTGCAAAAGTTCGCGTTCGACTTTACCAAGTTCATGCAGCGACTCGAGCTGGTCGAAGAGTTGAAGCGATAAATGTGCAATATGGCGCGAGCGACTCTCATCCCACTGACAGCGGCGTGCCAGTTCTAAGACACTGCGTAGGCGCGGACCTTCAATCTCTTTTGTAAGAGAGATTGGCGCAAGATGACGTGAAAGATAATCCAGTACGATGCCTTCGCGCAGGGCATATTCAGAGATTGTAATCTCCTTGAGGTCAAAAAGGCGCATCATGACATCAAAGAGGACCATGCCGGGCACGATGAGTTCAGCGCGCTGCGGGTCTAAGCCAGAGATTTGGCGCCGCGCTTCACTAGGTATTGCAAGCAGTTTCTCGTAGAGTTTGAGAAACCCACGACGTGAGAAACTGCTGCCATTGAGCGCCTCGAACTCTTGACCGCGCTCGGCAAGTAAAATCATAGCCGCAATGTTTTCCGCTGTACCGCTCGAGGCAATCGCAAAGTCAAAGCCAATTGCTTTTGCGGCTTTTGCAACAGGACGAATTTCTTCGACCAGATGTCCTTCGAGCGCACTTAGCTCACGGTCGCTAATCGGGTCTGTCGTTACGAAGCGTTCTAAAAGCCGAGCAACGCCTAACTTCTTACTTTCGACAAAGTAAAGATTTTGCGCATCCCCAATCATAAATTCCACTGAACCACCGCCGACATCAATCATCAATGCCTTTCGCTTGCCGATGTTGATGGCACGACGAATCGCCAGATAAATCAGTCGCCCTTCTTCTTCACCAGAAATGATGCGCGTGCGAATCCCTACGCGCGACGCAATCATCTCCATGAACTCCTCACCATTTTTAGCTTCGCGTATTGCGCTGGTAGCAAACGCCACAATATGCTGCACATCGACCCCACGCTGTTCAGCAAGTTTGCGGAAACGCATCAGTGTATCTAAGCCTTGTGCCATCGCTGCTGCCGAGAGTTGCTTGGTCATCATGCTGCCTGCACCAATGCGAATCATTTCCTTGGCGCGGTCAATCATCGTAAAGCTCATATCGGGCAAAAGCTCCACGATAATCATATGAAAAGAGTTCGTGCCTAAGTCAATTGCGGCAAGACGCAACGGCGAGGCGGAACGCGAGGATGAAGTCATTTCTAGCAACTCTTGTTGATATCTGGCAAGCCTGCATTACAAAGGTATTTGTTTTTCAGAGGTGTGTCAAGCATAAGCTTATCCTGAAAAAATTTTGGCTGAGGACGGCTTAGCCTCACTTAATGCTTGAAATGGCGCGTGCCTGTAAAGACCATTGCCAAATTGCGTTCATCGGCAGCTTTGATGACTTCTTCATCGCGCACCGATCCTCCAGGTTGAATCACGGCACTTGCACCCGACTCTGCAGCAGCAATCAGTCCATCGGCGAAGGGGAAGAATGCATCGCTGGCGACCGCTGCTCCTCTTAGATCGAAGCCAGCTTCTTCGGCTTTCCAGCGCGCAATACGCGAAGCATCCACGCGCGACATCTGTCCTGCGCCAATTCCTAAGGTTTGCAAATTTTTTGCATAGACAATTGCATTAGATTTGACATGCTTGCAGACAATCCACGCAAAGAGCATATCGTTGAGTTCCTGCGCTGTAGGCTGACGCTGTGTTACCACACGCAGTTCATCTTTCAGCACAGTTTTGATATCGCGCTCTTGCAGCAGCACCCCCATCGCTGTGCCGCGCATCTCCCAGCCGGCGCGTCTGACACTCTTTTTCTGACGAATCAGCCGCCGATCTTTTTTCTTCATCAAAAACTCCAGCACACCCTCATCGAAATCAGGGGCAATGATAATCTCCGTAAAAATCTCATTCATCACTTC
This genomic window contains:
- the uvrC gene encoding excinuclease ABC subunit C (The UvrABC repair system catalyzes the recognition and processing of DNA lesions. UvrC both incises the 5' and 3' sides of the lesion. The N-terminal half is responsible for the 3' incision and the C-terminal half is responsible for the 5' incision) is translated as MHTVQLQDHLENIESDISPTLREKLQNLPTSSGVYQFKDKTGQVIYVGKAKNLRARVQSYFRSCSEHNRKTALLVSKIADLELILTSSEVEALILENNLIKQLKPRYNINLRDDKTYPYIVITNEPFPRIFPTRTVVRDGSKYFGPYTDGKQMRALLDAISEIFQVRSCSLKLTEENIRAKKFKVCLDYHIKKCQGPCEGLQSEADYDAMISEVRKLLSGKTRDAIRSLEARMKACASALQFEQAAGLKRQLEALKRYTEKQRVMTIDDIDRDIFAIAAQDDDACGTVFKVRDGKLIGSMHYYFSNIEGVPMPELLTRLLEKYYLETTDTIPDEIFTAEAPAHLDALQALLKTRLAEQGESKTVEFIVPQIGDKAKLVSMCETNARHLLSEYLLQKQKRGEALAIPRSVYALERDLRLPKLPRRIECFDNSHFQGAESVSAMVCFVDGKPKKSDYRKFKIKSVEGIDDFAAMAEVIERRYSGSLATELPLPDLIIVDGGKGQLSAAYEVLTRLGLQIPIIGLAKRLEEVFFPNESLPHNLPKTSSSLKLLQQARDEAHRFAITFHRHLRDKRTLSTELTEIDGIGKAKAEKLLKTFGSLAQIELASVEQLAEVVGKKAAETVRRYFDQKRNQAQSADTDAPSLSDEVSH
- a CDS encoding phosphatase, whose protein sequence is MTSSSRSASPLRLAAIDLGTNSFHMIIVELLPDMSFTMIDRAKEMIRIGAGSMMTKQLSAAAMAQGLDTLMRFRKLAEQRGVDVQHIVAFATSAIREAKNGEEFMEMIASRVGIRTRIISGEEEGRLIYLAIRRAINIGKRKALMIDVGGGSVEFMIGDAQNLYFVESKKLGVARLLERFVTTDPISDRELSALEGHLVEEIRPVAKAAKAIGFDFAIASSGTAENIAAMILLAERGQEFEALNGSSFSRRGFLKLYEKLLAIPSEARRQISGLDPQRAELIVPGMVLFDVMMRLFDLKEITISEYALREGIVLDYLSRHLAPISLTKEIEGPRLRSVLELARRCQWDESRSRHIAHLSLQLFDQLESLHELGKVERELLQYAAYLHNIGYFISPSAHHKHSQYIIQNAGLKGFSPEEIQIMANVARYHRKSPPKVEHVAFQSLSPRNKHVVRVLASLLRLANALDRGHRQNVKSVKAIIHPKKIELRLTAISDPEIEIWAATQMSDMFEAVFSRKLVLSVEQNAD